One segment of Anguilla anguilla isolate fAngAng1 chromosome 1, fAngAng1.pri, whole genome shotgun sequence DNA contains the following:
- the slc25a21 gene encoding mitochondrial 2-oxodicarboxylate carrier isoform X2: MHPLDVVKTRFQIQRGTSDPNAYKGLGDCFRTIFRNEGVYGFYKGILPPILAETPKRAVKFFTFEQYKKLLSFTPLSAGLSLSVAGLAAGLTEAIVVNPFEVVKVSLQANRDSFKVQPSTFAQARHIIQSDGLGLRGLNKGLTSTLGRHGVFNMIYFGFYFNVKDAIPASQDPTLEFLRKFAIGLTSGTISSCVNIPFDVAKSRIQGPQPVPGEIKYRTCFQTMGMVYREEGYLALYKGLVPKIMRLGPGGAVMLLVYEYVSGWLQKNW; encoded by the exons GTTCCAGATCCAGAGAGGCACCAGCGACCCGAACGCCTACAAGGGCCTGGGCGACTGCTTCAGGACCATTTTCCGGAACGAAGG GGTGTACGGGTTCTACAAGGGCATCCTCCCACCGATCCTTGCCGAGACCCCAAAGAGAGCGGTTAAG TTCTTTACCTTTGAGCAGTACAAGAAGCTCCTGAGCTTTACCCCACTGTCTGCGGGATtg TCTCTGTCAGTGGCAGGGCTTGCCGCTGGCCTGACGGAGGCTATAGTGGTCAACCCCTTTGAGGTGGTGAAGGTCAGCCTGCAGGCCAACAGAGACTCTTTTAAAGTG CAGCCCTCCACCTTCGCGCAGGCACGCCACATCATCCAATCAGACGGCTTGGGCCTGCGAGGACTGAACAAGGGGCTGACCTCCACTCTGGGGCGGCACGGAGTCTTCAACATGATCTACTTCGGCTTCTACTTTAACGTGAAGGATGCCATCCCTGCCAgccag GACCCCACCCTGGAGTTCCTGCGCAAGTTTGCGATCGGCCTGACGTCGGGGACCATCTCCTCGTGCGTGAACATCCCCTTCGACGTGGCCAAGAGCCGAATTCAGGGCCCTCAGCCTGTCCCGGGGGAGATCAAGTACCGCACCTGTTTCCAGACCATGGGCATGGTGTACCGGGAGGAGGG GTATTTGGCCTTGTACAAAGGACTTGTTCCCAAGATAATGAGACTTGGACCAG GTGGGGCGGTAATGCTCCTGGTCTACGAGTACGTCTCTGGATGGCTGCAGAAGAACTGGTGA